The nucleotide window TTCTTGTTAGAGCACACCATAGTGTCGTCGTCATCAGTGCTATGGTCGGGAGAACATTCTTCTGCACTCCTTTGTAAAGCATCAAACCCACTGTCAGGGTCTTTGATTGTGTCCGGGCTGGATTTAGAGGATGGAAGCTGTGAGTTCAGACATCCTACATTTTCAAGTCCAGAAGATCCTCTGTCTTTGTCGTCATCTTCAGTAATGAGTTGTTTCAGCTGGTCTAAAATGTCTATGCTTGACTTTCTGCTAGTGGGTGGTTTGTAATCAATAACCAAATCAGCTAAGAGTTCATCCAGTTGCTCAAGACTCTGCTGGAGGGAGAAGTTGTTGTGTTTCCTTTCTTTGGTTATGCTCGGTGTATTTTGTGGCTGCTTGTGATGCATTACTCTGGGAGAGGGTGTCTTTTCCTCATCCAACGTATCCCAGCTGACAGAGTGCACATCACGCTGTTTTCTGTTGCCTGCACATATGTCATTATCTGTTATGGTGATCTCAGGAGTTACAAACCAGTGCCCACTCTTGGTATTCCTCCACGGATTGCTTGAGCCCCTCTCTAACGAGCTTTCAGAGAGTGAAAGGGCGGCGTAGCGCCTTGGTGAACTCGACAGGTTAAGTATAACAGGTTGAGATGTAACTTCAGATGATGCTGCTTGCTTTGCTTGGTGAAACAGGTTCTCATAGCTCCGTCCACGAGGCACAGATTGCTCTCTGTCCTGCCGTGGATATAGAATATTGTCCCAAGACTTGGAGTGGTTTCTGACCTCTGCACCTAGTCTACTTGTCTTCACACAGCTTTTAGTAAACCATGGGGGTATACTGGGCTCTTGCCTTACTCTCAGTGGTGTGTGCTGGGAGGACTGGTTAGAGTAACCAGATATACTTGAGCGATACCAGTCATCTGAAAAGGCCTGCGACATTCGAGGGCGTCGACGACCCTCCGTATAGTATGGCCTTGGTGGAAAGTACTGCTCCTCAGGAGAGCATGGTTTGGAATAAAACAACTTTGGGTTACTCATATGGTATGGATTGAACCGGCTGTCCTCTCCATAGAAAGATCTAGACAGTGGGCTTTGAGAAAAGTATGATCCTGCCTCACTGGTGGAGTAAGGCCTACTATATACAGAGTGGGCTGGCTCTCTGTTGGAAAGGTTTTCAGTGTAATACGACCTGACAGGAAGTGTGTGCACCCATCGAGTCCTTGGATCATACTGACTAGTCATTGTACTACCATGGCTGGTCAGACTGGACCGGTCGTCCTGAAAGTATGCTCTAGAATAGGGATGGACTGGATACCGAACAGGGTCCTCTGTATAGAAAAACTTGGTTGGTATGTTAGGATTTGAGTAAGCTCTTTGTTCCTGACTCAGATATGGTGCTGTCGGTGACGGCATTCTGTGCACGTCTAGATGCTGGTATGAGATTGGAGACATGCTGGTGGTATAGTGATATCCTTGTCTAAAATCTCCACTGTAGCATTCGCTCGGAGTGGGCGTTGGTGAGGAGGCAATCTGTCGAGGTACATACAAACCTCTACTGCTACTGGCCTGGGAGTATCTCTGCCAAAGATGCTCAGGCCGTACATTGGGAATCTGCCGAGATGTGTGCTGTAGTACAGCAGCATCTGGTTTAATGTCCACACGGCATCTGACATGAGGGGTTAGGGCTGGTTTATCGGGTTTATCCTCGTTGAAACAGTCTGAAACATAGAGGGGAGACTGAGGCTGCAGTTTGATAGGATGCACCTCATTCAAAAAAGCCCTGTTCGAGGAGGAGTAGGGTTCTCGGTTTGTTTCAGAAGTCCTCAAGGTATCTGACGCAACCTGAGGCACATCCCTCCCCTTCCGGGCTCCTGGAGGAGACACAGAGATGGGCACAGGAGTGAGGGTGGACTTAATTCTTGGAGCGCTTCTAGATCGTGTTCTCTTTTTCGAGTCTGACCATGTAAGATGGCTGGTTTTGTCCTGGGTGGTGTGCTGCTGGAACAGCCTGGTGTTGAACAGATCGGGAGAGGAAAAGCGAAGGTGCCCCGGTTGATCCAGCCCATTCCACATTAGATCTTTGTTTAATGTCTGATGCTCGGCCCTCTTGTAAGGGTACTCCATTGAGGAAGAGAGGGACCGCGGGTCGTCCAGGGACTCAATAAAGTCAAAGCTACGGCAATGTCTTTTGTTGATGATTTCTGGTTTGTCGATCATTTTCAAGTCACATTTCCGGGAGGAGTGGGGCGAAATGGAGGGGTCGGGGATGGGATTTAGAGTGAAGTCCCGAAATAGAGTCGATGCCAGTATATCAGGGGGATGCGTTCGTGTCATCCTAATGAGCCTTCGATGCTCTCCATTCAGTGTGATTCAAGATCAACACAGCCTGTGGAAacaaagagggagaaaaaaacaaatacacttcAATGCAATTTTTATGTACAGATGTGAGGCAAGAGAAAGTAAGTAGTTTACAGCAGTTGTAGGATCAGTTTATGTTTGACTGTAAACCAAATCTctatacacatttttaaatcatcttaacacttttatttaaaagcatGTATAAAGCTGGATAAGATGTAAGAGAATCTGTAAAACAACTACCTGACCCCATTATACAGCCGCCTCTGTAATGATGAGTGGGTTAAAATTTAACAGATGTAGTTGCTCATTTACTAACCAAATTAATGTCATACCAAAAGACACAATGCAACGTTGTATCTGAGCAATGTGAcaataattcattattttaaaatctttagATAATTTAGCATATTTGAGAGGGCTGTTTGTATGTAATCAAATCACAAAAACTGGCAAGACATGgcctttaaaggtgctctaagcaaagGCATGccttttttaggctacatttgttgtcacatacagctcCTCAccatccgctagctgcctgtcccttgaaCACTataacaaacagtgttccagcctaCAACCGGCAAGAAGGAGTTGGTGCCATCACCGCAGCAGCGTTATCATGCAGGCTACTTCCACAATGCACGTTCATGACTCAACCAactccttcttgttggttacaGGCTAGAACGCTGTTTGTTATTgttcgtggtgcaggttggtgcagtttgtttttgttgccatttgcCATTTGTCTGCAGACACTGTGttcttttacagtgtgttctggggacaggcagttaggggatagtgaggagatgtttgctatATGTGACAAAAGACGCTGTAGCCTAAGGAAcacgtgacattgcttagagcacctttaatttgATTGGACACTGTTTGCTAAAAAAGGGTTTATACATTATTGTACATTGCTAACTAGAAGGTGtctttattaaaagaaaatgcaaaacataACTTGCATGATATAATACCAAACTgctgatattgatttttttaacttgCTCACAATTAAACAGGGTTGTAGACAATAATatcaaagatattttaaactATTTCTGATAAAAATATACCATCATCTATGACAAATTGCATTACTGCAGCGTCTTGGTTTACAGTTACATATTATAAacaaatttacaataaaaaattaGTTTGAGTTTCAGTAAGTGGCCATccttgtttttaattgttgttgtttttaaatgcagtgCAATAAAGCATTTCTGTTTTCTAATGTTTGAATTATTCACATcttatgaataaataatataccGACAACTGCAGAACCAATCTCTGCCTGAATATCCAAGgccttttaaatatttttgtcgACAAACTGATTCCGTTTCAACAATGGATTtatatgtcacacacacacatgggctTCCTTGTTGGCACCAACCTACGAGCTAACCCTGAGTTACCATCTGTTCATCATGATGAGAGAAGATCGACCAACCACCTCCCTGCCACGCCTCCACAACACACCTAAATACCCCGTCCTTTCACACATGACCAAGCGCGACAGTCAAACCAACACATTATTCGCTGCTTTGCTTGGTCCCCTTCTTCCTTTTTCAATTTATTGTTTCAAAGACATATTATAAGatacctgtgtgtgtattttgctgctcttaataaaaagaaaagcagctgCAGTTGCATATAAggattatttatttgatttaaaaagatttaCTTGACTGCGGGTCAGTGGGTAAACACATAGCAAATTGATACCACATCACATAGTTCTTTGGCAAGATGGATTACCTAAGTTTAGGATTGTTAGCTGTACATGCAGTATCAGCTTTTCCTTATAATTATCATGTTGATTTGTCCAATTACTTGCAGTATAGTAATAAGTACTTTTGTATTCCTGTTATAGTGTTCCAGCTGCAATGCGTTGTAGTTTGGGAGCAGATGTCCACACCTTTTAAAGGTGTCCtgcaaaaccgtttttacttgcattttttaaaaatattttaggtccatatgtgtttgtgttatgttgtggatttaaaaaaataactgctacctcctctgtcaactctagccactgaaaagaaaaaagtagagAAATCAGGctaattacaaaagctggtcagtctgatgtcatattgcctgagctcattactattcatgagcttgcccACTTCCGCTGGGTAAAGGATCCTGATAGCCAGGCtgtcattggctagctgttagccaatcagagtcaagaagcagcttagctcgttgaatttgattgagaactggcacaaatcgagctgtCTTCCTCGGCGTTCTATACACCGCTAGAATGTTTAAGGCCAGTATAGAACCTGCAGGAAGacagctcgatttgtgccagttctcaatcaaattcaacgagctaagctgctaaGATGCCATGGTTACAAGGTAACCATGGCattttttcccacaaaaaatgttacagagtccttTACAGAGGCCCTCaagagaacttcagacattaccacaaagtaatgcgTGTGGCAGGACATCTTTATATTCTGAAAATAACTAATGTTTCCCACAAGTCGGCTGTTATTAAAATTACAGGTTCCACACTGTACTATTATCAGCTGTTCTATCACTGTTGGGACTAATGATCACTAATGTCTAATTGACGGTTGAGTGTCAAACTATCTGGAACTTATTTTGTGTCAGCTGTGCCAATATAGCaagaataaatgtattattaatatctTATCAGTGAAGAATAAGTAAACAAAGATGGGCTGCATATTGAACGTAAAACTACATGTCATTAATTAGGAAAAAAAGTTGCTTAAATCCATCTTACTTTTAATCTTCATAAACTCTAAATAAATGAGGCGAGGTGTCAGCAGAATGGAAAGGGCCTTAATGAGTCTTCCTTTCATTACACAGCATTAAAAATAGGCCCAAAAGGGTGCAGGATCTGAAGAGTCAACATTCAGTGAGTTCACCTGCACAATTTGTATTATCAAATTATGTTGTTAAATGAGATATGAATGGGTGTGCAAGGATACGGTGCCTGCAAAGCTGCTGTACAAGCCTCAATGGGAGTTTATACAATTCACTTTATAAATGCCCACAAGAGATTAATAAAATACTAGAATTAATTATGTGGGTCTACAATAGGCCACTATAACATCACTACTGACCACTGCTGGAACACTTctaagtatttttctttttccaaagtATAGTGATAATGTGTTAATGATTTAGGATGAAGGTAAGACAAAATAGcactttttgtttaaattagaCAACAGAACAAGAAGCTTAGACTAACTAAAGGCATGCATTCTTCCCTCTGCTTCCTCTTGGTCTGAGGCTATTCTGGAATAGATGGACTACACTTTCTTGGTATAAAACCACATGCCACATACTGTCTCCATGGCTACAGCACTCAGCCAAGAAACCATGAAACACTCCTGGAGTTGCACACCAGGGCACAATATCAGTCTGGAAAAAAGAGCACTGCCAACATTGTGAATTTCTTTAATATTGTCTGAGTGGGCAAAAATCAAGTGCGATTTGATCAAAGGAAGCACCAATGATATTGATAATAGCTTACTTATAGAGCCAAAGGGCTGTATTTCTGTGCTAAATTTTGTTGTATTCTGCTTGCGGTTTCATATTATTTGGGATTTTATTCATTTGCTTGCCAGTTTGTAACTAGAACTTCGACTGTTAATTAAGCCTATTCTGCCATTTTGCAGGCTTTTCCAGACAATAACAAATGTGATGTAGATCCGCCTGGAACCTCCCGATGGGGCCACGGCAAGGCGCATTCAGCCTTACCGTTCCCACATCGCCTAACGTTACTTGCTGTAACGCACTTCGGCCcccctttttattttgatgctGCGGCACAATATCGGCCCTCCATCCTCCGTAGCTGGCCGACCTAACGCCTTGGAGTCCGGAATGGCATCATTTgcggagaaagaaagaagcaggTTCTAACCAGGACAGAGCCCACCGGAAAAGGGGGGATATGACTTCGGCCAAGTTTGGAAATGAAAGATTTGACGAGCTAACAAAGGGCCTTACCGTGTCGCCAGAGAGTAGTTGGGATGCGGTGGACATGGTGAAGAAGCGGCCTGTCCTCCGCGAGACCGAGCAGCTTCAGCCGTAGCCTACCGCACCTGTCGCGAGCCTGCCGGAGCCGAGCACTTGTCCTTCCCGCTGCCTTTACATGTTGTCTACTTCACCCGGCGATGCTctcttgcgtgtgtgtgtgtgtatgtgtgtgtgtgtatgtgtgtgtatgtgagtgtgtgtgtgtgtgtgtgtgtgtgtgtgtgtgtgtgtgtgtggtggtgtgtgtgggggtgtgtgtgttgtgtgaggtgTGCtgtcgtgtgtgcgtgtgtgctttgtgtggtgtgtgatgtgtgagggagagaggaggggaagaaggAGGTGGTTCTGAGCCTGCGCTTGTGCGCGTGCCTCTGGAGGCGTGGCTGTGCGTGTTTTTATGAGGAGCGAAGGAGGAGGGGTCGGGGGTGTTGGAGGAGGATGGGGCGGGTGTTCAGTGTCGGCAATGCGGTCTCaccgttcttttttttttaaacatggagcCCTAGAAGGACAACTGCATGGGTATTTCCGGTTTAGCCCCTGGTTGTTTGGTTTTCACGCAGTGTAAGGTGCTTTTTGCATTCAGCTTCACCGCGAGGCAAAGCCATTCTGGCATTTAGATTTTTAGAAAGTTTGCAGACAGATTAAAAAATCAATCGGGCCTCTCCTACACTTGACTGGTTACTCTGGTCTTCCTCAACACTGTTGCACACACGGTCTTATAATACATGAATGGTTGCTTATCATGCATTACACATGGTGTGAGAAAAATCAGTCTTGTGCCAGTATACTATAATTTTCCAGGACTTTACTGTGATGGAAGTAGGGTGTAGTCATGTAACTAAGAATTTTCCTTATCCacttattttcttcattaatCAATAAATCATAGGGTCTATTAAATGGCAGACAATTGTGAAAAGAGCTGTTATTATTTCCAATATTTAGTTTAAAGTCACatcaattgtaatttccccattggggatcaataaatagataaaaaaaaaaaaaaaaaatcttcagttGCCTTGTTTTATTCTACCAACAGcccaaaacccaaagacattCATACACCTATCATGTATGACTaagaaaaacaccaaatacGCTAGTTGCTCTAATTAGGATTGCCTGTTTATTAACTCTTGAGGCCTAGAGTTGCTCTTCTGATAATGGCCTGGAGTCTGGAGAACAACTCTTCAGACTTACTACATCCAGATTgacaccttaaaaaaaaatcctttcttGTTCTCCATGAAAATCTTCCTCGATCCAACATGATTGTGATACAACACGTTGTCTCTGTTGTTTGCAATCTTGCAAGATTAAAAAGCAGTTGCATTGTGCTTCCCCCATCGCCGGCCCTGTGCCACACACATCTGCCCCAGAAGTCTCACCTCGCCACGGCCTTCTGCATTGTCTGAATTGATGACAGGGACGGCTGGCTGTGAGCCCCAGCGGGGAGCATGTGACTGCCGCTGGAAAACTGCTGACTAAAGCCCTCTCACCGCAGATAGAAATCACTACAGACAAACTCTGCTGATTGGGCTGAAGATCGTAATGCTATTTAGCTTTGACAGAGCTCATTTTGTTACAGGAGAGACAGCTTTACACTGTGTGCACACTGTAGAGgattgacagatttttttttctttgtgttataTATACTTTTCCTGTATCCTGGTTACAAAACATCCTAGCTAACCGAGACTCCATCTGTGACATAGCATGTGTATGAGATATGATTCAGAATGACAGTACAGTGGATCTCACATTGTGCAGCAGCGTCCAGCATCCCCGAGAGTGGGATCTATCTGAACATGTGTGACTCACCCTCTCCAACACAGTGCATTGGCATCGGTTTGTGTCAGCTGTTGGTTAGCAGGCATAAGTGTCTGTCAGCTGGCTGCTAGCAGGTGTCTTAGGCACCTTCTAGGCTCTGTGGAGAGGAAATCAATGGCTCTCTGTTGATTAAAGGCCCCTGTGACAGGGATCAATCTGGTTTATACCCCGACAAAGTGACAACATTGAAGCAGAACTGCACTTCACTCCGCCTCCACTGCTCAAACAGGCTCTCATACTGCTCCGACATATCAGCCATAATGAGCCATGAGGAAGAATCTGGACATCCTGCTTTGTTCTTACACTGTTCCCGGCTCATGCTGGCACAGTAAACAACCTTCAGTTCTCCAGCTGTCTCCAATTAAATCCATGTAAGATTAAGTGACTCTCTACAAACTTTCTTTCTGATTTAATAAGGGAAGGGAATTACATAAGAGATGCGGGGATGCACACACAgccaggccccccccccccattgcttACAAAGTCCAGCCCAAAATAGCCAGTGTGGCAGGCTAATACAAAGCAACTCTCAGCTTCAGTCACTTTACGAATGTATTGATGTGTCAGAGGAAACAAGGAAAACACATTAGCAATGTTGAGCCAAACGCATTTCAGCTCCACTGTTTCGCTAAGGAATCCCCATGGAAGCTAGGGATGTTGTCCATGATCTCTGCAGTGGTTAATATTTCACACAGCTAGAATTAGACCTTCTTAGA belongs to Etheostoma spectabile isolate EspeVRDwgs_2016 chromosome 5, UIUC_Espe_1.0, whole genome shotgun sequence and includes:
- the unm_hu7912 gene encoding apical junction component 1 homolog is translated as MTRTHPPDILASTLFRDFTLNPIPDPSISPHSSRKCDLKMIDKPEIINKRHCRSFDFIESLDDPRSLSSSMEYPYKRAEHQTLNKDLMWNGLDQPGHLRFSSPDLFNTRLFQQHTTQDKTSHLTWSDSKKRTRSRSAPRIKSTLTPVPISVSPPGARKGRDVPQVASDTLRTSETNREPYSSSNRAFLNEVHPIKLQPQSPLYVSDCFNEDKPDKPALTPHVRCRVDIKPDAAVLQHTSRQIPNVRPEHLWQRYSQASSSRGLYVPRQIASSPTPTPSECYSGDFRQGYHYTTSMSPISYQHLDVHRMPSPTAPYLSQEQRAYSNPNIPTKFFYTEDPVRYPVHPYSRAYFQDDRSSLTSHGSTMTSQYDPRTRWVHTLPVRSYYTENLSNREPAHSVYSRPYSTSEAGSYFSQSPLSRSFYGEDSRFNPYHMSNPKLFYSKPCSPEEQYFPPRPYYTEGRRRPRMSQAFSDDWYRSSISGYSNQSSQHTPLRVRQEPSIPPWFTKSCVKTSRLGAEVRNHSKSWDNILYPRQDREQSVPRGRSYENLFHQAKQAASSEVTSQPVILNLSSSPRRYAALSLSESSLERGSSNPWRNTKSGHWFVTPEITITDNDICAGNRKQRDVHSVSWDTLDEEKTPSPRVMHHKQPQNTPSITKERKHNNFSLQQSLEQLDELLADLVIDYKPPTSRKSSIDILDQLKQLITEDDDKDRGSSGLENVGCLNSQLPSSKSSPDTIKDPDSGFDALQRSAEECSPDHSTDDDDTMVCSNKKCNRIESMFNACLYFKSCHSCYTFYCSRNCRRDDWEIHKDTCLYGRVNSVCRHTLKFCRENSEIHKAFSRVAKAGFLSRGRGVLFLGFANPETADNFLQVGLESLLMSPTYLSLRELDGFRDNLGEYCKELQHAGNEYDPNECFLLNVSVAVGELVPNRPSPRVQAPTVRKYAKVSLASSSPDKKVLRKDSEMETLILTPPPGTPDIDKEGEEGRKAREVCFVNIQRELRTRGVFLRHEYPRIYNQLCEFVESNKGFTPTTIYPLDKRTGKQFMCMIMAASEPRTLDWVGTPHLLDDII